The genomic DNA CGGTCAAGGTTATATTTCTTTAATTTCACCGAAAGGACTATATGCGGCTCATAGTTTGCATTCCGAGCTTTTAGGTAAGATTCTTCCCGATTCGGAAGAATTGGATTTAGTCCTTCGGACCAAGGAGCAGGCTAAGAAATTCTCTTTCGAATCGGCGGATCATTTACATTACTATCTTCCCTTCCGGCTAGGCAGGGACGCTAAACATTGGGTCGTAAAGATCAGTATTCCGAAATCGATTTTTTGGGAAGATTTAAGCAAAGTAATTTTAGAAAGCATTGTGAGCTCGGTATTGATCCTGATCACCGTGCTGATAGTTTTAAATGTGATTTTTAAGAGGTTGATCACGTCGGGCCTTTTACAAGCGATCGGGTTTTCGCAGGAGATTGCAAAGGGAAATCTAACGGTGCATTCCGATTACGATAGGGATGATGAAATCGGAAAAGTTTTAGGCGCAATGGCTCAGATGAGAGACGGACTACGCAAAATCGTCGGCGAAATCAGTTCGACGGCAGGAAAGATTTCGAAGACCTCGGACGAAATGAATTTTTCTTCGAGTCATTTTTCGGATGTTGCGCAAACCCAAGCATCCGCAGCGGAACAATCATCTGCGGCTGTCGAGGAGCTTGCCTCATCCGCTGAGAACGTGGGTAAATCCATGGAAAGAGCCGTCTCCAATATGAAGGAGATCGACGGTAACGTGATTCTGTTACGCGAACAAATTGCAAGTATCAATCGGGAGATGCAAGGATTGGCCAGTCTTGCGACCGAATCGAAGGACGAAGCTTCGAGCGGCGAAAATGCCATGAGTTCCTCCACCAGGGCGATGGCAGGTATTCGGGATTCGGCTTCCCGCATTACGGAAATCTTATCGATTATAACCGACATTTCGGAAAAAACGAACCTTTTGGCATTGAACGCTGCGATTGAAGCGGCTCGTGCCGGGGATGCAGGTAAAGGTTTTGCAGTCGTGGCGGAGGAGATCGGAAAGCTTGCGGCTCAGACTTCAGTATCGGTGCAAGAAATAGGTAATTTAGTGAATTCTACGAATGAAGCGGTCGCGAATGGAAACGCTAAGGTGGGGGAAGCCTCGGAGGTCTTAAAGCGTTTGAAAGTGCGGGTCGAAGAGTTCGATAGGACGGCTAAGAGTGTTCTTGTCTCGGTGAAAACTCAGGAGAGTAATACCGTCGAAATCAGACAGAGCGCATCCAGCTTAATGAATTTTAGCATACAAATCGAAGAAGCGGTGCTCGAACAAAAAAGAGCTACCGATGAGATCACTAAAACGATTCTGAGCATTTCGGAAGGCACGCAGGAAATCGCGGCCGGCGCCGATCAAGTGACGGGATACTCCGGAGAAATGCGGGGACAAGCGTCTCACCTCAGTTCATTAGTCGGTCGGTTTCAGACGGAATAGATCAAAAATCGAACCAGTGTAGAAGAGTTTAAATTCTTCGAATTAAGAATAATTTAAACTCTTCTACATATTTATTATAGGGGCGCTTGCTTTCCGGTGGTTATTGCGATTCGATTCCAGGAATTAATCGTATTTATCAACATGACCAAGGCCACGAATTCTTTTTCATCGAAATGGGTTCTCGCATTCGCGTAGACGTGCTCCGGCAATCCCTCCTGCGAAATTTTAGTTACGTATTCCGTTACTTCTAAGGCGGCTCTCTCTTTTTCGGTATAGTAAGGCGACTCTTTCCATGCGTTGAGTAAATAAATTCTTTTTTCCTCCTCGCCGGCAGCTCGGGCATCCTTTGCATGCATGTGAATACAAAATGCGCAACCGTTTATCTGCGAAGCCCGGATTTTGATAAGTTCGCGGAGTTTAGAGTCGATTCCTCCCGATTTAGTGAATTCTTCCAAATCCAACATTGCTCGCAATGCTGCAGGATATGCTTTTGCATAATCAAATCTCAGATTCATTGTTTTCTCCTTCTTTAGAAGAGAGACG from Leptospira fainei serovar Hurstbridge str. BUT 6 includes the following:
- a CDS encoding methyl-accepting chemotaxis protein, encoding MSIRARVSIYVSLVLVAGFSLLTVINSISSYRNLRSEVERNSEVTAERWALEVKDMLDVGLGMIRGFRWPLIYATPERSQVINAIRGMLGRNKNWFGMWLIYEPNAFDGRDAQFRNTLGHDATGRFVPYIGRSKGADVLDLEPSVNYDTNDEKAEYYNIPKRTNEMAVIDPYVYPVAGKDVWMISLVAPISLDENFYGVAGIDIALDQLQAFFKDIKPFRGQGYISLISPKGLYAAHSLHSELLGKILPDSEELDLVLRTKEQAKKFSFESADHLHYYLPFRLGRDAKHWVVKISIPKSIFWEDLSKVILESIVSSVLILITVLIVLNVIFKRLITSGLLQAIGFSQEIAKGNLTVHSDYDRDDEIGKVLGAMAQMRDGLRKIVGEISSTAGKISKTSDEMNFSSSHFSDVAQTQASAAEQSSAAVEELASSAENVGKSMERAVSNMKEIDGNVILLREQIASINREMQGLASLATESKDEASSGENAMSSSTRAMAGIRDSASRITEILSIITDISEKTNLLALNAAIEAARAGDAGKGFAVVAEEIGKLAAQTSVSVQEIGNLVNSTNEAVANGNAKVGEASEVLKRLKVRVEEFDRTAKSVLVSVKTQESNTVEIRQSASSLMNFSIQIEEAVLEQKRATDEITKTILSISEGTQEIAAGADQVTGYSGEMRGQASHLSSLVGRFQTE
- a CDS encoding carboxymuconolactone decarboxylase family protein is translated as MNLRFDYAKAYPAALRAMLDLEEFTKSGGIDSKLRELIKIRASQINGCAFCIHMHAKDARAAGEEEKRIYLLNAWKESPYYTEKERAALEVTEYVTKISQEGLPEHVYANARTHFDEKEFVALVMLINTINSWNRIAITTGKQAPL